The following coding sequences lie in one Oncorhynchus gorbuscha isolate QuinsamMale2020 ecotype Even-year linkage group LG10, OgorEven_v1.0, whole genome shotgun sequence genomic window:
- the LOC124045768 gene encoding rho guanine nucleotide exchange factor 10-like protein isoform X2, with product MASPPPPPPPTSVPVSNMASKMEEEEEGMKFDFDNSDEECSTTPANSVSTMAKGFEATVMAGLASKRNTMGPSSAQDPTVKPRLNGWPSVGKEDQSMHSLPHSNSSEMAGRRSPEGRSELGLSGDTEGSGRRNSIYEGSMNECYYTPILKADHIDTQTVQAPYGATSAKEWFSVVSELTLRLHKGKPPPILDVGGPGDAASPENENVSSPEGLQSPDGLACTDSPPSPTSPDNVMTDPTLRHDVTNWTSPDDIIMTSPEAIFRTSRPEVIYDDVPCESLLSPLEDDIYEDVQRPESHHGTNNGWSDSEFESYDEQSDSETKIPSVARSSSKLSQDMWRLKERCAKTKQDLAMRSCDFKVQMLMKAARNGTKDGLEKTKLAMMRKVSFLQKKETAEESDDDAGYLDVMVSEVKHPPPQLSPMPKGLSTQQIIRRHIVGSIVQSERSYVDSLKRILVEYQKPLLEPEARILSDKKVRPIFYRLREILQCHSMFQIALASRVAEWDLSEKIGDLFVASFSKSMVLDVYSDYVNNFTNAMALIKKACISKPAFLEFLKKKQVSSPDRITLYGLMVKPIQRFPQFILLLQDMLKNTPRAHPDRLPLQLALTELETLAERLNEQKRVADQVAEIQQLARSIGDRQLSKLLNSDQRQLILCEVLIETVYGEKGQILKSKERKVFLLNDTLICANINVKYENHGIDSVINEQRGPPDISSLVPIGPKYTVKWSAPLLQTQVVEVGQESFQSKDTGKRPNVANVPGKVFLGPPRLYQELEELQHDLYVVENITLLVGTLQGTYQNLNTTVGQDWCLALQRLIHIKDEQIQCANKCRLRLAVPGKPDKSGRPVSFMVVFNTPSPLSKISWVNRLHLAKIAKREENTPGWVFAEDDGKTRHPFWCPLLACRLPIFSSKTQDQKLETALHNPVQCALLAFSAASTSLPQGYLWVASGGDRNHGQVEIFSLNRSMPRMVKSIQMGAPVLCLDHVMEPCPTEEEGEGEAAVKSTARTGNTICVGLQDGNIHVYGTVDTSTQCLLTFSNPDSCPVLCLKHSASFLFAGLGNGKVSVYARKSGEGLWDPESCRLVTVGSGPIRTLLTLENAVWASCANHVTVIQGSSLHTQSFDAHPGPLVSVSHMLRAGGGVWMAFSEGSSIRLFHTETLEHLQEINISTRSTFLSPGQQGSVRVTSLLICQGLLWVGTAQGIIVTLPVPKLEGIPKITGKGMTSLNAHCGPVDFLVVTSSTLSPDMLKRDSVCETADQANGGAGGGEDGERRNELSQESLSQPDCSSPQGEPSKAKGMLLQYRLRSTTQLPGKLLTAEPDQSPCDAPPETPEHSPEDGSIYELSEDPEVWVRGQPPAREGRGKDKVTSAAVFSGGRGFRRLGEETIAANGDPDESTLMVWQLPLTVSP from the exons ATGGCTtctccaccccccccaccccctccaacCTCAG TGCCTGTGTCCAACATGGCCTctaagatggaggaggaagaggaaggtatGAAGTTTGACTTTGACAACAGTGATGAAGAGTGCAGTACGACACCAGCGAACTCTGTCTCTACCATGGCCAAGGGCTTTGAAGCCACTGTGATGGCGGGGCTTGCATCAAAAAGGAACACAATGGGCCCTAGTTCTGCCCAAGACCCAACAGTAAAGCCAAGGCTCAATGGATGGCCGTCTGTTGGAAAGGAGGACCAGAGCATGCATTCACTCCCTCATTCCAATAGCTCAG AGATGGCTGGAAGAAGGTCTCCTGAGGG CCGCTCTGAGCTGGGATTGTCAGGAGACACAGAGGGCTCTGGGAGAAGAAATAGCATTTATGAAG GATCTATGAATGAGTGCTACTACACCCCTATCTTAAAGGCTGACCACATAGACACTCAGACAG TTCAGGCACCGTATGGAGCCACCTCAGCCAAGGAGTGGTTCAGTGTGGTCTCAGAGCTCACTCTGCGACTGCATAAAG GGAAACCTCCCCCTATTCTTGATGTAGGAGGTCCAGGTGATGCAGCAAGTCCTGAAAATGAAAATGTGTCTAGTCCAGAGGGCCTGCAAAGTCCAGATGGTCTGGCTTGCACAGACAGCCCACCCAGCCCCACCAGTCCCGATAACGTCATGACCGATCCAACCCTCCGCCATGACGTGACCAACTGGACCAGCCCTGATGATATCATCATGACTAGTCCAGAGGCCATCTTTAGGACCAGTCGTCCAGAGGTCATCTATGATGACGTGCCCTGTGagagcctcctctctcctctggaaG ATGACATCTACGAGGACGTCCAGAGGCCAGAAAGCCATCATGGCACCAACAACGGATGGAGCGACAGTGAGTTTGAGAGCTATGATGAGCAGTCAGACAGCGAGACAAAAATACCCAGTGTTGCGCGAAGCAGTAGTAAG CTTTCTCAGGACATGTGGCGACTGAAAGAGCGCTGTGCCAAGACCAAGCAGGATCTGGCCATGCGCAGCTGTGACTTCAAG GTCCAGATGCTGATGAAAGCAGCTAGAAATGGCACCAAGGACGGACTGGAAAAGACTAAGTTAGCTATGATGCGTAAAGTCTCTTTCCTGCAGAAAAAAGAAACCGCGG AGGAGAGTGATGATGACGCTGGTTATCTGGACGTGATGGTGTCTGAAGTGAAGCACCCACCGCCCCAGCTGAGCCCTATGCCAAAGGGGCTTAGCACCCAACAGATTATCAGACGCCACATCGTTGGTTCCATTGTACAAAGTGAGAGGAGTTATGTGGACTCTCTCAAGAGAATCTTAGTG GAGTACCAGAAGCCCTTGCTTGAGCCAGAGGCCCGGATCCTGAGCGATAAGAAGGTGCGGCCCATATTTTACCGGCTGCGGGAGATCCTGCAGTGCCATTCAATGTTCCAAATCGCCCTGGCATCCCGTGTGGCCGAGTGGGACCTCAGTGAGAAGATCGGAGACCTCTTTGTGGCCTCG TTTTCCAAGTCAATGGTACTAGACGTGTACAGCGACTACGTCAACAACTTCACTAACGCTATGGCGCTCATCAAGAAAGCCTGCATTTCCAAGCCAGCTTTCCTGGAGTTTCTCAAG AAGAAGCAAGTGTCAAGTCCTGACAGAATCACTCTTTATGGCCTTATGGTTAAACCAATCCAGCGCTTCCCTCAGTTCATCCTGCTGCTACAG gaCATGCTGAAGAACACTCCCCGGGCCCACCCTGACCGCCTGCCCCTGCAGTTGGCCCTCACTGAGCTGGAGACGTTGGCCGAGAGGCTGAACGAGCAGAAACGAGTCGCTGACCAGGTCGCTGAAATCCAGCAGCTGGCACGCAGCATTGGTGACCGTCAACTGAGCAAG CTCTTGAACTCAGACCAGAGGCAGCTGATACTGTGCGAGGTACTGATTGAGACAGTGTACGGGGAGAAAGGACAGATCCTTAAGTCCAAGGAGCGCAAAGTTTTCCTGCTGAACGACACCCTCATCTGTGCAAACATCAACGTCAA ATATGAGAATCACGGCATTGATAGTGTCATAAATGAACAAAG GGGTCCCCCTGATATCAGCAGTCTAGTTCCCATTGGTCCTAAATACACAGTGAAGTGGAGTGCCCCCTTGCTGCAGACGCAGGTAGTGGAGGTGGGACAGGAGAGCTTCCAGAGCAAAGATACTGGGAAACGGCCAAACGTTGCTAATGTTCCTG GTAAAGTGTTCCTGGGCCCTCCCAGACTCTACCAGGAGCTGGAGGAGCTACAACACGACCTGTATGTGGTTGAAAACATCACCTTGCTGGTGGGGACTTTACAAGGCACCTACCAG AACCTGAACACAACAGTAGGGCAGGACTGGTGCCTTGCACTGCAGAGGCTCATCCACATCAAAGATGAACAGATCCAGTGTGCCAACAAGTGCCGCCTGCGGCTGGCTGTGCCAGGCAAGCCTGACAA ATCTGGACGACCGGTCAGTTTTATGGTGGTTTTCAACACTCCCAGTCCCCTCAGCAAGATCTCCTGGGTCAACCGCCTACACCTCGCCAAGATAGCCAAGA GGGAAGAGAACACGCCAGGCTGGGTGTTTGCAGAGGATGATGGGAAGACTAGACATCCATTTTGGTGTCCCCTGCTAGCCTGCCGACTTCCCATCTTCTCCTCCAAAACACAAGACCAAAAG CTGGAGACGGCCCTTCACAACCCGGTCCAATGTGCCCTGCTGGCTTTCTCTGCAGCCAGCACCTCTCTGCCGCAGGGCTACCTTTGG GTGGCCAGTGGAGGTGACCGCAACCATGGTCAAGTGGAAATCTTCTCTCTGAACCGCTCCATGCCGCGCATGGTCAAGTCCATCCAGATGGGGGCGCCAGTCCTGTGTCTGGATCACGTGATGGAGCCTTGTCccacagaggaggaaggggagggggaggctgCTGTCAAGAGCACAGCCAGGACTGGCAACACCATCTGTGTAGGCCTGCAGGATGGCAA CATTCATGTGTACGGTACCGTGGACACTTCAACCCAGTGCCTGCTGACCTTCTCCAACCCGGACAGTTGTCCAGTTCTGTGCCTGAAACACTCTGCCTCCTTCCTGTTCGCTGGGCTGGGGAATGGAAAAGTGTCTGTTTATGCTCGGAAGAGTGGAG AGGGGCTGTGGGACCCTGAATCGTGCAGGCTGGTGACTGTGGGCAGTGGCCCCATCCGCACCCTCCTAACcctagagaatgctgtgtgggcCAGCTGTGCCAACCACGTCACCGTCATCCAGGGCTCCAGCCTCCACACACAG AGTTTTGACGCGCACCCTGGGCCACTGGTCAGTGTGAGTCACATGTTGCGGGCGGGGGGAGGGGTGTGGATGGCCTTTTCCGAGGGCTCATCCATCCGCCTGTTCCACACGGAGACACTGGAGCACCTGCAGGAGATCAACATCTCCACACGCTCCACCTTCCTCAGCCCAG GGCAACAGGGCAGCGTCCGGGTCACCAGCCTACTCATTTGCCAGGGGCTGCTGTGGGTGGGCACTGCCCAAGGCATCATCGTCACCCTGCCCGTGCCCAAACTGGAGGGTATCCCCAAAATAACAG GTAAAGGGATGACGTCTCTAAACGCTCACTGTGGCCCTGTGGATTTCCTTGTGGTCACCTCCAGCACCCTGTCCCCAGACATGCTCAAACGGGATTCTGTCTGCGAGACTGCCGACCAGGCCAATGGGGgagcgggaggaggagaggatggggagcgGAGGAATGAATTGTCCCAGGAGTCACTCTCGCAACCTGACTGCTCCTCCCCTCAGGGAGAGCCCTCCAAGGCCAAGGGAATGCTGCTTCAGTATCGCCTCCGCTCAACCACCCAGCTGCCCGGCAAGCTGCTGACAGCCGAACCCGACCAGAGCCCATGTGACGCCCCACCGGAGACCCCGGAGCACAGCCCTGAGGACGGCTCTATCTATGAGCTGAGCGAGGACCCTGAGGTATGGGTACGGGGGCAGCCCCCGGCCAGGGAGGGGCGTGGGAAGGACAAGGTGACCTCGGCTGCCGTCTTCTCCGGAGGCAGGGGGTTCCGTCGACTTGGGGAGGAGACTATAGCAGCCAATGGG
- the LOC124045768 gene encoding rho guanine nucleotide exchange factor 10-like protein isoform X4 has protein sequence MASPPPPPPPTSVPVSNMASKMEEEEEGMKFDFDNSDEECSTTPANSVSTMAKGFEATVMAGLASKRNTMGPSSAQDPTVKPRLNGWPSVGKEDQSMHSLPHSNSSEMAGRRSPEGRSELGLSGDTEGSGRRNSIYEVQAPYGATSAKEWFSVVSELTLRLHKGKPPPILDVGGPGDAASPENENVSSPEGLQSPDGLACTDSPPSPTSPDNVMTDPTLRHDVTNWTSPDDIIMTSPEAIFRTSRPEVIYDDVPCESLLSPLEDDIYEDVQRPESHHGTNNGWSDSEFESYDEQSDSETKIPSVARSSSKLSQDMWRLKERCAKTKQDLAMRSCDFKVQMLMKAARNGTKDGLEKTKLAMMRKVSFLQKKETAEESDDDAGYLDVMVSEVKHPPPQLSPMPKGLSTQQIIRRHIVGSIVQSERSYVDSLKRILVEYQKPLLEPEARILSDKKVRPIFYRLREILQCHSMFQIALASRVAEWDLSEKIGDLFVASFSKSMVLDVYSDYVNNFTNAMALIKKACISKPAFLEFLKKKQVSSPDRITLYGLMVKPIQRFPQFILLLQDMLKNTPRAHPDRLPLQLALTELETLAERLNEQKRVADQVAEIQQLARSIGDRQLSKLLNSDQRQLILCEVLIETVYGEKGQILKSKERKVFLLNDTLICANINVKYENHGIDSVINEQRGPPDISSLVPIGPKYTVKWSAPLLQTQVVEVGQESFQSKDTGKRPNVANVPGKVFLGPPRLYQELEELQHDLYVVENITLLVGTLQGTYQNLNTTVGQDWCLALQRLIHIKDEQIQCANKCRLRLAVPGKPDKSGRPVSFMVVFNTPSPLSKISWVNRLHLAKIAKREENTPGWVFAEDDGKTRHPFWCPLLACRLPIFSSKTQDQKLETALHNPVQCALLAFSAASTSLPQGYLWVASGGDRNHGQVEIFSLNRSMPRMVKSIQMGAPVLCLDHVMEPCPTEEEGEGEAAVKSTARTGNTICVGLQDGNIHVYGTVDTSTQCLLTFSNPDSCPVLCLKHSASFLFAGLGNGKVSVYARKSGEGLWDPESCRLVTVGSGPIRTLLTLENAVWASCANHVTVIQGSSLHTQSFDAHPGPLVSVSHMLRAGGGVWMAFSEGSSIRLFHTETLEHLQEINISTRSTFLSPGQQGSVRVTSLLICQGLLWVGTAQGIIVTLPVPKLEGIPKITGKGMTSLNAHCGPVDFLVVTSSTLSPDMLKRDSVCETADQANGGAGGGEDGERRNELSQESLSQPDCSSPQGEPSKAKGMLLQYRLRSTTQLPGKLLTAEPDQSPCDAPPETPEHSPEDGSIYELSEDPEVWVRGQPPAREGRGKDKVTSAAVFSGGRGFRRLGEETIAANGDPDESTLMVWQLPLTVSP, from the exons ATGGCTtctccaccccccccaccccctccaacCTCAG TGCCTGTGTCCAACATGGCCTctaagatggaggaggaagaggaaggtatGAAGTTTGACTTTGACAACAGTGATGAAGAGTGCAGTACGACACCAGCGAACTCTGTCTCTACCATGGCCAAGGGCTTTGAAGCCACTGTGATGGCGGGGCTTGCATCAAAAAGGAACACAATGGGCCCTAGTTCTGCCCAAGACCCAACAGTAAAGCCAAGGCTCAATGGATGGCCGTCTGTTGGAAAGGAGGACCAGAGCATGCATTCACTCCCTCATTCCAATAGCTCAG AGATGGCTGGAAGAAGGTCTCCTGAGGG CCGCTCTGAGCTGGGATTGTCAGGAGACACAGAGGGCTCTGGGAGAAGAAATAGCATTTATGAAG TTCAGGCACCGTATGGAGCCACCTCAGCCAAGGAGTGGTTCAGTGTGGTCTCAGAGCTCACTCTGCGACTGCATAAAG GGAAACCTCCCCCTATTCTTGATGTAGGAGGTCCAGGTGATGCAGCAAGTCCTGAAAATGAAAATGTGTCTAGTCCAGAGGGCCTGCAAAGTCCAGATGGTCTGGCTTGCACAGACAGCCCACCCAGCCCCACCAGTCCCGATAACGTCATGACCGATCCAACCCTCCGCCATGACGTGACCAACTGGACCAGCCCTGATGATATCATCATGACTAGTCCAGAGGCCATCTTTAGGACCAGTCGTCCAGAGGTCATCTATGATGACGTGCCCTGTGagagcctcctctctcctctggaaG ATGACATCTACGAGGACGTCCAGAGGCCAGAAAGCCATCATGGCACCAACAACGGATGGAGCGACAGTGAGTTTGAGAGCTATGATGAGCAGTCAGACAGCGAGACAAAAATACCCAGTGTTGCGCGAAGCAGTAGTAAG CTTTCTCAGGACATGTGGCGACTGAAAGAGCGCTGTGCCAAGACCAAGCAGGATCTGGCCATGCGCAGCTGTGACTTCAAG GTCCAGATGCTGATGAAAGCAGCTAGAAATGGCACCAAGGACGGACTGGAAAAGACTAAGTTAGCTATGATGCGTAAAGTCTCTTTCCTGCAGAAAAAAGAAACCGCGG AGGAGAGTGATGATGACGCTGGTTATCTGGACGTGATGGTGTCTGAAGTGAAGCACCCACCGCCCCAGCTGAGCCCTATGCCAAAGGGGCTTAGCACCCAACAGATTATCAGACGCCACATCGTTGGTTCCATTGTACAAAGTGAGAGGAGTTATGTGGACTCTCTCAAGAGAATCTTAGTG GAGTACCAGAAGCCCTTGCTTGAGCCAGAGGCCCGGATCCTGAGCGATAAGAAGGTGCGGCCCATATTTTACCGGCTGCGGGAGATCCTGCAGTGCCATTCAATGTTCCAAATCGCCCTGGCATCCCGTGTGGCCGAGTGGGACCTCAGTGAGAAGATCGGAGACCTCTTTGTGGCCTCG TTTTCCAAGTCAATGGTACTAGACGTGTACAGCGACTACGTCAACAACTTCACTAACGCTATGGCGCTCATCAAGAAAGCCTGCATTTCCAAGCCAGCTTTCCTGGAGTTTCTCAAG AAGAAGCAAGTGTCAAGTCCTGACAGAATCACTCTTTATGGCCTTATGGTTAAACCAATCCAGCGCTTCCCTCAGTTCATCCTGCTGCTACAG gaCATGCTGAAGAACACTCCCCGGGCCCACCCTGACCGCCTGCCCCTGCAGTTGGCCCTCACTGAGCTGGAGACGTTGGCCGAGAGGCTGAACGAGCAGAAACGAGTCGCTGACCAGGTCGCTGAAATCCAGCAGCTGGCACGCAGCATTGGTGACCGTCAACTGAGCAAG CTCTTGAACTCAGACCAGAGGCAGCTGATACTGTGCGAGGTACTGATTGAGACAGTGTACGGGGAGAAAGGACAGATCCTTAAGTCCAAGGAGCGCAAAGTTTTCCTGCTGAACGACACCCTCATCTGTGCAAACATCAACGTCAA ATATGAGAATCACGGCATTGATAGTGTCATAAATGAACAAAG GGGTCCCCCTGATATCAGCAGTCTAGTTCCCATTGGTCCTAAATACACAGTGAAGTGGAGTGCCCCCTTGCTGCAGACGCAGGTAGTGGAGGTGGGACAGGAGAGCTTCCAGAGCAAAGATACTGGGAAACGGCCAAACGTTGCTAATGTTCCTG GTAAAGTGTTCCTGGGCCCTCCCAGACTCTACCAGGAGCTGGAGGAGCTACAACACGACCTGTATGTGGTTGAAAACATCACCTTGCTGGTGGGGACTTTACAAGGCACCTACCAG AACCTGAACACAACAGTAGGGCAGGACTGGTGCCTTGCACTGCAGAGGCTCATCCACATCAAAGATGAACAGATCCAGTGTGCCAACAAGTGCCGCCTGCGGCTGGCTGTGCCAGGCAAGCCTGACAA ATCTGGACGACCGGTCAGTTTTATGGTGGTTTTCAACACTCCCAGTCCCCTCAGCAAGATCTCCTGGGTCAACCGCCTACACCTCGCCAAGATAGCCAAGA GGGAAGAGAACACGCCAGGCTGGGTGTTTGCAGAGGATGATGGGAAGACTAGACATCCATTTTGGTGTCCCCTGCTAGCCTGCCGACTTCCCATCTTCTCCTCCAAAACACAAGACCAAAAG CTGGAGACGGCCCTTCACAACCCGGTCCAATGTGCCCTGCTGGCTTTCTCTGCAGCCAGCACCTCTCTGCCGCAGGGCTACCTTTGG GTGGCCAGTGGAGGTGACCGCAACCATGGTCAAGTGGAAATCTTCTCTCTGAACCGCTCCATGCCGCGCATGGTCAAGTCCATCCAGATGGGGGCGCCAGTCCTGTGTCTGGATCACGTGATGGAGCCTTGTCccacagaggaggaaggggagggggaggctgCTGTCAAGAGCACAGCCAGGACTGGCAACACCATCTGTGTAGGCCTGCAGGATGGCAA CATTCATGTGTACGGTACCGTGGACACTTCAACCCAGTGCCTGCTGACCTTCTCCAACCCGGACAGTTGTCCAGTTCTGTGCCTGAAACACTCTGCCTCCTTCCTGTTCGCTGGGCTGGGGAATGGAAAAGTGTCTGTTTATGCTCGGAAGAGTGGAG AGGGGCTGTGGGACCCTGAATCGTGCAGGCTGGTGACTGTGGGCAGTGGCCCCATCCGCACCCTCCTAACcctagagaatgctgtgtgggcCAGCTGTGCCAACCACGTCACCGTCATCCAGGGCTCCAGCCTCCACACACAG AGTTTTGACGCGCACCCTGGGCCACTGGTCAGTGTGAGTCACATGTTGCGGGCGGGGGGAGGGGTGTGGATGGCCTTTTCCGAGGGCTCATCCATCCGCCTGTTCCACACGGAGACACTGGAGCACCTGCAGGAGATCAACATCTCCACACGCTCCACCTTCCTCAGCCCAG GGCAACAGGGCAGCGTCCGGGTCACCAGCCTACTCATTTGCCAGGGGCTGCTGTGGGTGGGCACTGCCCAAGGCATCATCGTCACCCTGCCCGTGCCCAAACTGGAGGGTATCCCCAAAATAACAG GTAAAGGGATGACGTCTCTAAACGCTCACTGTGGCCCTGTGGATTTCCTTGTGGTCACCTCCAGCACCCTGTCCCCAGACATGCTCAAACGGGATTCTGTCTGCGAGACTGCCGACCAGGCCAATGGGGgagcgggaggaggagaggatggggagcgGAGGAATGAATTGTCCCAGGAGTCACTCTCGCAACCTGACTGCTCCTCCCCTCAGGGAGAGCCCTCCAAGGCCAAGGGAATGCTGCTTCAGTATCGCCTCCGCTCAACCACCCAGCTGCCCGGCAAGCTGCTGACAGCCGAACCCGACCAGAGCCCATGTGACGCCCCACCGGAGACCCCGGAGCACAGCCCTGAGGACGGCTCTATCTATGAGCTGAGCGAGGACCCTGAGGTATGGGTACGGGGGCAGCCCCCGGCCAGGGAGGGGCGTGGGAAGGACAAGGTGACCTCGGCTGCCGTCTTCTCCGGAGGCAGGGGGTTCCGTCGACTTGGGGAGGAGACTATAGCAGCCAATGGG